The genomic DNA atttgaccacattttacacctcgctaacgctcagtgtaaaatatcgacaaatataatgtctACCTATGTtgaaatgagcatagagcatgacatgaaggaattatttcttaattagtacttctaaaaattttaaattttaacaaaatttatagGTAAAACATATGACTGAGTAATaccttattttacattttacataacTTCCCCTATTTTTTCACTTGAATCTCTTATGTAAACAGTACACCAACCTTTGCCATGGTATCATTTCAGCATCTTTGTACAAATCTGACCAGTATTTGTATGGGTTCTCCACCAAATGTTTGTCTGGCTTCTCCTGTTTCATAGAATTAGAAAAGGAATTCTGCTGTTTCTTCAACCTCTTTTTGCTATTCTTCtctaaaatgatatatatttatataaaaaaatatatgcaaatgaAATAACGTTAAGATCGATTGGAAATTACTCTCTCGGATGAAAGCCATAGGAAAAAATTGTAACTGAAACAATTGAAtaagtaataaaaataatgttattacatgtataataatgaaAGACTATGACAAATACATTGATCTGATACCAGAATATTGATCCCCTTCCCATATTCATCCAGATTATTAGAGCTTTACCAAGCTAAgcaagagttgtgtcccttgGTCTGTCTTACTACCGGTTTTCATTTGAGTCGAACTACTTGTATCTCGAAATATTTCTCTGGTCCGGCTGactttgagataaaaaaaacagttgattgtattattattttctgataaaacagtctaagataaaaaataaaaaaaatgtgcaaaaatatcttttgtttattattatttttccagACTAATCTATCTATATGGTAACGGTAACATATCTATAATTGACAACAAATGTAATACATATTAATCTTAACTGATTAGTAAATGgacattagtaaaaaaaattacaagttcTGCAagtttttatacataatatgTATTGCATCTGGTTATAGtcatgaatttattttgttattctgtgttttcttttttttccccaATCAGATAGCAGTTAAATATTCCTCTACGTTTTTTACATATCTACATAGTCAACAACTTTTATGATTCTCAAAAAAGATAacgagggtggtaaagggttatttttaTGCAAcatgttttgccatttttaaatCACATGCAGCTGTGAAAAGGATTTTTTGTTATTCACAGTGTTCCTTGAAATTGGTAAAAACATCAatgtgttttcattttgtaatgGCAATTTTATTTTCGTGTTCTTCTGTGCAGATACACCCTTTTAGTCCCTAATTAATATACAGACGAATGGTATCAATTATATTCTATGGATTCATGAATAAGAACCAGCTGACATATGACACAGTGCCTAAATCAAATGTGTATTTGGAATTAATCACAAACCAtagtttttgtgtttatattgtttatattctaAGTCTATATTAATTACCTGTTGACCCAATTGTAGTGCTGCTGGTCAATTCAAATTCAAAGCAGATAtactaaaacaaattaattagGCTCTGAAACAAAATTCTATTAAAATTTGTTCAAACCTGAATAATTTGGAATTTTATGACTAACAATgattaaacatgtacttagattaagttcttttaatcaattaaaCAGGTGAGATATTTCTGTGTGTCCactcttttattttgttatattttgcatACCTTCACCCTGGTCTTTAAGTTCTAGCTTGAGTTTTGACAGAAGTTTTTGAAAATCACCGGTAAAATTATCAGGGTCTACAAACATACTCCATTCAATGCTGGCTGTTTGTAATTTCCTGTGAAAAATAAGCAAAACGGTTGATCATTATTACAAGAAATAAACAAGTTTGTAAGACTACAATTTAAAATCGATACTGACAATAtttattgtaagaaaaaaatgcacttgtTATCAcctaatatatacataaaaaacatcAGTGACAAAAGCACAGGATACACCAGTATTGAGAATATTCAATTTGTTGCacaaataaatagaatatttatttcaaagcaTTTaaccataaacaaataaaaattttaaaggtTCCCCGGAACTCAGGATCTCATGGCTTTTGCTGTATTCTATGTTTTCAGTGTGATAGAGGAATGCACACAATCGATTTAcagttaatgaaataaaaattcaggaTTATTAATGAATCAAATCTACTAAACTTAACTAACAATTGTAGTTTTTATAAGAGGGAATATTAAAGAAAACCTCACTGCTTAAAAAACAGATAAACTCAGTATAAAAGTCAAATGCTATTCAACTTACATTCCTGTGTCCATTTGCTCTTGAATAGTCTCCCTTGATTCTATTGCAACTGGAAATAATGCCTTCTGGGAAATGTAGGCTAAGGCTACTTCATCTTGACAGTATTTTGATTTAACAGAATTTGAGCTCAGTAAAGTTATAAAAagctgaaaaaataaataaaaaaaagataaaagattatgtttaaaaatacaaaaaaacaacattgtaaCAAGGCAAAGTAGGggtttgaaaatgaaaagtcGGTCTGGTTAATGATAATCATATTATATTCTGAATACATTTGATGGGAAATCACACAAAATAGTTAAATCAAGGTGCGGACTATCAAAACTTTTCCAACTGGTAAGCAGGGGTTAAAATAGcatacaaaaaatttaaaaaaaattatgcaacctaaatattttatacatgtataacctcAATccctacacagctacttttgcattttctgtacaaaaatatgtagtactggaaatttacttttaatatttagtactatttcattacttcaaaattattgtaatatttaggtacttgtattttacagtaccaATGAATTGTACTtaatattttggtacagaatccatgtttgaaaatcataattttaagagatttgaaatagaaaaactttcaaaatgctgaaaatgtaacggtaCGGGTAGTAACCaaaatctgtagtacctaaatttcaagtacaaattaagtactgtaaaatacaggtacctaaatattacaaaaatttgaagtaacaaaatagtactgaatattaaaagtaaatttccagtactacagattttaagtacagaaatagctgtgtacaaaaacaaataattgccaaattggtctttgaaataataattaatacatgtacatgtatcaatatatTCCCTCATAAAATgtgtatgtacaaatgtatcaagTTAGTTTGTACCTTAGCATCTAGAATGGCTTGTCCAATCTTCTGTAGGAAATCTACTCCTGCTGTCAAACCTATGACGTCTACCCATACTGTTATTCCATTCAATTCTAAAttgtctgtaaaaaaaaatgtgaacatTACTTTTCTTATTCTACAGTCTTAGACCATTAATATGGATCCCACATTCCGTCTCAATCTGACAAGGGTGGAGAGGAAAACGGTTAATCATATCTTTTGGCAAGCAAAATGATTTTTTGCAGGCTAAAACACAAAACTCTATGAAACTGTTGTTAtacgttatatattttttttaatgaaaaaatttaaatcatgtacatgtatatacatgtatacaaaaactttaaaactaagctttctaatattttagataagaattaaaatcttttttatttttatatggcaGTGTTCTAATTTTTTGCAGTGTATTATCAAGAGACtctgagtattttttttcagtcgATCCTTTTGGAAATGAATTTCTTTAGGGTTTTGATTTGGTTCATCCAGAAGGTATGAATTTCAGTAGCCTTTAATGTTTAAGGGCATATCCAACAGTTTATTTCTGACGGTGAGAATTTTTTccctttaagatattttattcttcaattgaCAGAGAATCAAATTTtgcccaaaaaaatatatgttgtcgATTTCCTTGTTACAAAAAATGCTGCtgaaaattgtacatttttgcaattttagagtaaaaaacgttttttaatCAACAGATACTTATATAATTGGGCTCAAATTGAAGCAAAATAATTCAAGATGGTGAGAAAAATCTAACTTTACCATTTAAAGCATTAATTCTTActcaaataaagcaaaaaacGTAACGGTGTCGATTTGGCCAAAGTAAGATATGTTATTCTTTGTAAAAAATGGAACGTGATaacgttttgaaaattatttgtcacCATACTcgttttttgagaaaaatcgagtaatataatattgtttaccAAATCCCTTCCGTAAGCCTCACAAAATTGCGCCAAAAATTAAGACGTTTCAGGACGTAACGTTATATTTCCCCCCTAATTTTTTAAAGTCAGTGCGACGGTGTTGCAGACAAATGTATTTTCATACTGTGACTTTGCTTGATAGGACTCATatctcatcttcttatttataatggACCAGTATCTGTACGAGATAATAATTCAGTTAGCTTTATTATTGTGTTCGTCAAAATTGTGAAACCCGGGTGTGAAACAGGCAAACCattaacccgaataattcagtcgttatattccgctgatctacgATTACTACCTCGCAAGTAGGAGTGATCCATTACGGGAgggactgaattattcgggttagcAAATCATTGAATAACAAACTGTTAAAATAGTTTCCGGCTCTGGTATAAGGtatttcatccctcttttaaaacaaacaaattacacGTTAGAAATTCGTTAATGTGTGTCGGTCAATAGTACAAAGTTAATTAtcatattatatttacatttgatatttttgttatgattATTCATTAAATATGCCACTTGACTTCCGTTATccattatcattatttattttactgttaCTTTACAAAGATTTTTCTTTACAGGCTTCtagattataacaaaaatctgtaTGTTGACTCTTAGTGTTTTGAATTATAGGTGTCGTATTAATGTAAACctttaaaatctttttcataaaaaaaaaggattgattGGGTATAGAAATATTCACATCTCTGGACTACTCCCGTCtgacagttacatgtatatatttgctAAAATTGGGTGCGGCCGTTAAGCTGCTTGGATGTATAAATTTGCAGCCTCAAttagttgaaataaaaatgtcgTAATATCAGATGCATAGAGTAAGGAGAGTTTCGCGCTATCCTTACGTTAAAATAccatctaaatacatggttgaAGGGATATACGAACTTCGAATAAAATCTCTAAACAACAAGAAAGGTCACATGAATCTTCAAATTAGTCGCATGTGTTGCACCTTTTGCAATTGtagatgaaaaaaaacctttgattaacaaaacaaataagtaaGACATTAACTTCAGAATAAACGAAACGGCcgaaaaatgttgaatattattataaattgtggccatttttttgaatgtttttgctTTTATGGCATATTTACAATATGTAGGTATTTCAAATTGACACAGTAATTTTTACACCTAAACGAGCCTGACTGTCGTGGTTTTACGCTTCAATATATGAGTTATTGCAgaaattgttttctgttctacTGCCCTCTACATAGTTAGGCTGCATACAATGTAACCACTGATGTAGACTACTGtattattattgattattcAAACAAATGAATTAAAAGAGAAAGATGCAGAAAGAAATTCTAAAATTTCGTTTagaaataagatataaaataaaaataaaaataccctAACTGGAATACTGTTTGAGACAATTATCAGTTAAAAACTAACGATTATGCATCACTATATGAAACTGATGAATTGATTGCTCCCGTgctccagtggcaaatatataaCGCATATTTACGACGAGGCGAGAGTGGATCTGAAGTAAATGATTGATACATTATCAAGATATAAAGAGTGTACTAGCGGTAAAACgtatatattacaatgttttcctatttcaatattttttttattactgtgtcatcttttgttttacattgtttaccGGTTAAAGGTCGTATTCATTTAAAGAGCTACTGTATATATTAGCACTTAAACGGAAAGCTagatgcatgataaatgttagtTTTAATAAGCcgtgttttatttttcttaagaaaccatttttttcatctttcttAAGTAAAACCAAACTTTGAGTTTTCTATCCTGAATAAAAACATCTTGGAGAAGTTTGGTAAAGAACTAATTACAATTTGTGTTGCATTCTCATGCAATAATAAATCATTACGCATTTGCTCTCGTTGTTTTCTGTATTGaagataattttaataaaatggaAACTTAAGTGAGTATGGTCTAGTAATTATAAAGATAATTGCAGTTCTTTTATAATAGACCAAGAGgacaaaaatatcttttaagttTTGAGGTCTAGTTCTGTTAATATTCTGTAAGAGTTTTTTGGCGATTCCCGCCGTGCCCTTTCCTTTGAAGAAAGACATCGCCATTTCCAGACGGCCATTATGACGTCATTGAAACACCGTGAAATTACGGGAAACAATAGACAACGGTTACGTTTTTTATTACCTCCCCTGAAACTGTTGAATATGCCCTTACAGTTAACTTTTTACTAACTCATCACATCTCTGTTTGtcattatatattaattaattCATTGGCTTTTAACTACAgttctttatttattcaaattcaaatattttattggacaaAGCACATATGATACAATGCGTATTCCAAGatataaacacattaaacatgacaattcatgcaaatacaacataaagaaaacatttgaagtaccaattatatatataatatcacagTATTACATAGTATTATACTTATGGTAGACCAACTGACATTAGATTATTATTACGAGCTTCAAAAGCTTGACTTAAATAACTACATATTTGTCTGGTGTTAACTAGATTTACTGGATTAAGTAAATAGATCGTTGATTTAATatcatcatcattattattaaggtttttgaaaatatcaaacttcTCTCGAAGGTCTTTAAATAGAggacaatgtaaaagaaaatgaatttcatcttCCACTTTATCTTTACAAAGTTTGCAGTATCTTTCACTTGCTAAAATTTTTGGTTTGCTATACCTCCCAGTTTCAATTGCAAGTGAATGTGCacttattctaatttttgtaagCAGTGacctatcatattttttaatatcaaatcttAAGTAAGCTTTCAAGTCAAATGATGAGcacattttactataaaatcTTAGTTTACCTGTGTTATTAGATTTAATATTCTCAAGTTGACCCAAAATCttgcatttataaaagtttttcagCGAGTCCTCAAACATATTATGTGATATTTGAAGTGAATCAAAGTTGATTAACTTTTTTAGTTTATGTAAGGACTGTACCCAGCAAGCGCTCTTTTgtgtatacaattttttatcTTCAATGAATGCAGattttaatagatatacatgttcCTGTATGCATAAATGTTACCTTTTAGTTTATTCATGAATTCTTTATCAGCATGGCTATAACTGATCATTAAATCTTTTGTCTCTAGTTTAGTAGGATTTATACTCGGAGATCTTGACCTAGATCTTGGTCTAGCTGCATTGGTTCCTGTTGATGGGGTTAATGATGATGCTCTTGATCTGTTTTGACCTCCAGTTGGTGCTAATCTTGATGGAGTTTTTGGTTCCTTGACCTTTTTCTTACTAGCTCCAGCACCCATGttctataacatatataaaacacaatCAAATTACTGATTACTATTTACTTAGATGAATAAATATCAGATGACTGGAAATCCCAATCACACCTGTTATCCTGTTACTGTAAGTACAATATTTCATTGTAATATATTGACTCCATTGTattcattgtatttttataggtTAAactataactttttcaataaacttataatattttaaaatgagaaataaatgCTTCTGTGcctaaaatacatgtaacatttctggtttaaattgaaaatgatgtcaTATATAAATTCCTTACAATCTGACATTGACAATAGGACTAACATCTGAtacttttcttcatttatttttttcaccagaATTAATACTggaaactttaaaaataaatgtttatattcattgtacattgtatatatttatagataattaTAAATCTGCAGCAGATCTGTCATTTTTAACACCTTGCAGTCTACATGTATATTCCACAGATTGTCAAAAAATATCATGAGGCCCATACCAAGTTCTACATGTGCAGTTTCGCATTAAAATAGGGGGTATCTGCATGGAAGAACGCGAAATAAAATTGCCATTTCATCAAGGatgtatattaaatatgttagttcttattggggccttttgtagctgactatggggtatgggctttgctcattcttgaaggccgtacggtgacctgtagttgtaaatgtctgtgtcattttggtcttttgtggatagttgtctcattggcaatcataccacatcttcttttttatagttgaTTTCATGATGAactaacaattcaaaatttcttGCATGTGATCTTTTTACGGATTTAATGAAACAGAGTGACTAACAAACCTTTTTCACGGCTgcacaagaaaaaaatatggcaTAACATGTAATACGAAAAATGACCCCCTCTTAAAACAGGATATCGTAAAGTTTCTAAAGGTTAGATGACTTCATCcccaatacaccttatcgctattcccGGCTGACCCTgacgcttgaacttttgacgcatacaacaatcacttttccaatGTGGCGTcagctattttgttttatgacgtcataattttacgggaacctgtgtgatatccagtaatggtggacaaatagcgataaggtgtatcaCAGGTGAGAACTTCctcatataatatttatttctaccagagacatataatacaagagATTGGCAACTCGTGATTTCACTCGGCCAGATTTAAATCTCGCGAGATTTCTGTGGTTAATAGAGTCTTTATCAAAGTATTAAAGGTACTTGAAGAAATGGTAAAGTTGAAGCATGAATTAACTTTTGCagtgttaaatttaacatgataattaattgaataattttagttcatacgtaattatgtatttc from Mytilus trossulus isolate FHL-02 chromosome 8, PNRI_Mtr1.1.1.hap1, whole genome shotgun sequence includes the following:
- the LOC134728192 gene encoding uncharacterized protein LOC134728192 — protein: MGAGASKKKVKEPKTPSRLAPTGGQNRSRASSLTPSTGTNAARPRSRSRSPSINPTKLETKDLMISYSHADKEFMNKLKDNLELNGITVWVDVIGLTAGVDFLQKIGQAILDAKLFITLLSSNSVKSKYCQDEVALAYISQKALFPVAIESRETIQEQMDTGMKLQTASIEWSMFVDPDNFTGDFQKLLSKLKLELKDQGEEKNSKKRLKKQQNSFSNSMKQEKPDKHLVENPYKYWSDLYKDAEMIPWQRFITDFTRIFQSKMDALFTGEDKEWLMANLYSEMEDEDEDDEMLLKENFINFCKVDEEIQPLWPRVEDHTRELYAMREVFDMDSSVRLEAIQNLGKFQSTTVINALRDLLRSTSSNVRAVAAVSLVKTGDKDPSTVDNLMKCLNDKDRLVREAGCLALGQLHAKKAVPKLLHLWRNDFISHVREAAQASLEQIGGKEVEEAMHITKVLAEEIRMLTAE